ATGATAAAGCTGCTGCCAATGATCAAGCTGCTGCTAGTGATCAAGCTGGTGATAATAATGATTAGGCTGAAAAAACTCTTGATGATTATGACACTAGGAGCATAAACAGATCAGAGGATGAGGATGAAAGGGTGAGATGTCCAGAGTTTAATGAGAAGACTGGCATGAGTAACCCAGAGTTATGCAAGGGTATGAAGTTCCCAAATGGGAAGGTGTTTAGGGCTATCTTGAGGGAATATGCAGTGAAAAAGCCTGTGCACATTAAGTTCAAGTTTAATGAGAAGACCAAAGTTTCTATCCACTGCAAGTATGAATGTGGTTGAAGGATATATGCATTACAGATTATAGGGGAGTTAACCTTCCAGATAAAGACCATGGTTCCAACTTGTACATATGGGAGGACATTCAAGCATAGCCAGGTCACTTCTACATATGTGGCTAGGAAATACTTGGATGATTTCAACAAAAATCCTAATTGGGCAGTTTCTAGTGTGAAGTGTCAAGTTATGCATGATATGTATGTGGACTTGAGCATAAATCAAGTGTACAGAGCTAAGAGGAAAGCTAGAGAGTTCATATTAGGTGATGAGAGGTTGCAGTATGGAAAGTTTAGGGACTATGCAGAGATGATAAGAGTAACTGATGTGGGGAGTAAGGTGATTCTGCAAACTGAGATTACTGAGCCTAACACACAACTCAAGTTCAAAAGGATGTATGTGAGATACAATGCCCAGAAAGTTGGATTCTTGGGGGGGTGCAAGCCACTTGTAGGATTAAATGGTTGCTACTTGAAGGGCAAGTTTGGTGGACATATATTATCAGCAACTACAAGGGATGGGAATGACAATATTTTCCCTGTTGCATTAGGTGTAGTTGAGCAAGAAAACAAGGATTCTTAGGTGTGGTTTTTACAAACATTTGCAGATGATATTGGGAGGttagatgagttgaatctgGTGTTCATTTCAAATAGGCAAAAGGTAATACAATTCACTTGCTTTTTAAGACTGTTGTTTGTTCTTAATCATTGCATTTCTGCtttttgaaagttttgtttttattcttaGGCAGATGGTGCtcatttttgttctttggattttttttattgtatttatgaTAACCAGGGATTGATACCTACCATGGAGCTATTGTTCCCAACAGTTGAACATAGATTTTGTGTGAAGCATATTTACAACAACTTTAAGTTAAATTTCAAGGGTTTAGAATTAAAGGCTACATTATGGAGGTGTGCTGCAGCAACAACAGTTAGGGAGTTTGAGAAGAGAATGCAAGATATGAAGGAGTTGtacaaagaagcatgggagtaTCTAGCAGATATCCAACCAACCCAATAGACCAAGTCACATTTCACTCCAAGGGTCATCTCTGATTGTTATGTGAACAATCTTAGTGAGTCATTTAATTCTATGATACTAAAAGCTAGGGATAAGCCTATCATTGCCATGCTAGAGTGGATTAGGGTTAGGTTGATAACTAGAATGTACAGTAAGAGGACTGAGATTGAAAAATTCACTAGTGACATATGTCCAAACATAGTGCAGAAGCTTGAGTAGTTGAAAGTTGATTCTAAGTCATTTTTTGTTATTCCATCAGgttgctatatatataaggttgaTAATGAGTATGAGAGGCATGTGGTTAACCTTACAAGAAAGTGTTGTACTTGTAGAGTTTGGGATTTGACTAGAATCTCATGTAAACATGGTGTTGCAGCAATTTATAAGAACCTAAAGAGGCCTAAGGATTATGTTCATGCATGCTTTAGAAAGGATGCCTATGTGGCTGCATATAAGCAGATGATTACCCCACTGTCTGGCCAAGATGAATGGGTTGAAACCAACCAATCTGCCCATGTTGCTCCAATTGTGTACAAGCCTCAAAGCAGGTCATATAGACCTATGAAATGTGGGTTTTGCCATCAGGAGGGACATAATTCAAGGAAGTGTAAGGCTGGAATAACTGGTGAGACACCGTGGCAAAGGAGGCAGAGACTtgaaaggcaaaaaaaatttgtaagtaaAGCAACAATGTGTTCACTATGACAATTATAttacaaatctatttttgatGTAAGACAATTCTTTTTGTAAGGACAAGAGGGACAAGGTACAAGCAACCAGCCAGCCAGCCAGCCAGCCAGCTAACCAGCTAGCCAGTTAGCCACCTAGGCAACCACCAAGGAGGTTTGCAAGGTAGCCAGTCAACCAACCAGCCAGTCAGCCACCTAGGCAACCACCAAGGAGGTTTGCAAGGCAACCACCCTGATTTGCCAACCAGGCAAGTAAGCAACCAGCTAGCCACCTAGCCAGCCAGCCAACCAGCCAACCACCTAGGCAACCACCAATGAGGTTTGTAAGGTAGCCAACCACCGAGGTAGCTAACCAGGCAACCAATGAGCAAGCAAGACAGTCAACAAGATTAGCAAACAAGAAGGCCAACTAGGCAACCACCATTCAAGCAAGACAGCCACCTAGATCTGCAGACAAGGCAGCCAACCAGCAAGCAAGACACCCACCTAGACCAGTAAACAATGCAGCCAAGCAGATAACCAGTCAACCAACAAGTGGGGTAGATAACCATTCAACAAGAAAGCCAACCACCCATCAAGCAAGTCAACCAGCCACAAAAGTAGTCACTGAGGCAGCCAACAGGCAAACCCTACACACAGCCAACTAAAACATCTGCTTCAGCTTTAAGCAGACCACAAGCATCTGCAGCAGATTCAAGCAGACCACCACCAAGTAAAGCACCCACAGCTCAATGGTTCTCATGTAGCCAGCCCATCTCTCATACTCCTAAGGAAACATGGGACACAAGAAAACCTCTATCTCAggtatatacacaaacacaaacacaaacaccacCCTTTAtacttacataaaatattggaTTAGATCTTGATATGGAGCTTCTATGTATTTTACAGTCTCAAATAGGGTTGGTACCACCAAGGGTAGTTTGAAGCAGTCATCTATTCTCATATGGGAGAGAAGGTAGATTAAGAGTTGAGACATCTAGTGCAATGTTCTCAACAGGTAGGGGTAAAGGCAAGGACAAAGGCAAGGGCAAGGTTTTTGGAAAATGAAGATTGGCGAATGTGCAAGCAGAaactttactttactttttttgttattgtgcaTGTCTGATAGTGGCATGTCaccacttttttgtttttttgttattgtgcaAAACTTTATACTATAaagttattttgttattgtCTTAGTAGGGACAGAACCACCTATTATGTAGATGAAATTTGGCAGTCTTTAGCCATTAATGTTAGGTGGAGTCTACTTGTTTTGAACAATgcttattatatatgtatggaaTGGTACTCTTGCTTAGATGAAATTTGGCAGTGTTTAGCCATTAATGTTAGGTAGAGTCCACTTGTTTTGAGCAAtacttattatatatgtatggaaTGGTCTTACTTTAAAACATACTTCTTTATGCTTCTTCAATTGATGTAAACAGAATCTTGTGGGGTGCATGTCCTTGCCTACCCAATTGATGTACAACATACACAATCTTTATCAAGAAGAACAAATTGCATACCCTATTCAAATTATAAGAACACATTACATAAAGAACACATTACAAGGCAGTATTACACATTACATAAACAAGGCAGCATGCtctattcaaatttcaaaatcacattacATAAAGAACACATTACATAAAGAACACATTACATAAACAAGATAGCATTACATAAAGAAGAACACATCACATAAAGAACAAATTACATACTCTATTCAAATAAACAACAACATTACATGGTGTCAAATACATGGAATACACTTGTCAAAAGTGGTAGTACCCAAAATTATACAATAACTACAACAACTTGCCTTCAAGGCAAACACAATGGCTTTGTTCTAAATTCTTCCATCctaccaataaaaacaaaaaattagcaaaaaacCTCCATGACACAACAAGTGCAAATTTGTACTTCTGTAACTTCTCTTTAGTTATCCTCTCTCTCACCctatctttttcttcccttCGCTTGGCTTTGTTTTCCCTCTCAATAGCTACTGTTTTCCTATCACAAgcctccttttccttttccttttcctctgCAACTCTTGCTTGATTCTTGTACATACTGAATCTTGCAAGGACAATGGGTGCAACTTCAGATCCACGCTTACATGTTTTGCCATCTAACCACCTAAAGTATTTACAAGTAGGTTCATCATcctacaaacaaaatcaaattaggGTTAttcataaagccaacaaaactagaaaaccaacaaaaccaaaaaataaaaaaggaaaaaaatatgaaaaccaACTATTACTCACCACATCATAGTAGTTGCACCCATAAAACCTTCTCCCAAAATTGTTCAAGGTCAGAGTAGTCCGTAGCCAACAACTAGCAGCAAAGCATGAATGGTGACTGGAACCCAAGTAATAACTTGAAGAAGACATGTTTAGATTTCACTTTGCCAATTGGAGTACAAAATTGGCAAAGCGAAATGGGTTTGGGGATTTTCAGGGATCTTGATATAGCAGAAATGGGTTTGGGGGTTCGAAGgtagagagaaggagagagctCAGTCCTTTTTTAGGGTTCTAATTGGGTTCTAATTTTGGTCTGTATAGTAAATGGAATTTTCTAACGGAAATGGCAGAGGTGGGTAACGGGGGTCTAACAGAGGCCACCTCAAATGAGTAAAGTGACAACTTTTAAATCATAGGTAGGCATTGTTAAAACGGGCCAAACCGTAGGTGGGTAAAATGCAATTTCCCCTAAAAACTAAATTCGAAAGACCTAATACCTCTACCTTAATTGTCAAAGCATTCGAATTATTAGAGATCATAGtaaagcaaaaacaaacaaaaaaattctagaattaCACCATATTTTACTAGAACCATATAAAATCAAACCTCCTTAATAGATTTGAGTCAAGCTGAGGCCCGTTCAACAAATTTTTCATCTCATTTTTTACTTATCTCACCTTTCACTAACAATGCCATAATTGGATTCCAGTTAAAGCTAGTTCGAAATTGTTGATCTTCTATTGATTTTTACTTACCTTGACGTTTATTGTCTTTTTACTAAGTTAATCCTTTCACATTATGTAATCAAGAACTTTTCTTTCATGATTTGGTGTCAATTcttctaattaaattatattgatttGATAAGAATTGAAGAGATTTAGAGGTTAGGATTAGGGTTTTCGCCCAATTTTGGGTATTTTGAATGCcggttataatatttttaatcgATCATTAATCATGTGATCGAGACACCTAATTGAAGACTTAAAATTTCAATGTATTAAATTTGGAACATTTTATGATTCAttgaaaatagtaaatttaaggATTAGGTATTTACGTTCCTACTTTAAGTGGGGTTTTCTTAcattagattttatttcttataagTTGATAGTTAGGGGTGAGGGGTTAATTATGAACCCTAGATGTCTCCATTAGAAACATGGGGTGCCAACCAATTAATTTACAAGCTCTTGACAATAATTTCATTAGATTAAATGCTTATAATTGAAATAAAGGTCTTTACTTAAATGGTTTGAATATTCAATTTGGTCATATTATAACCGGATTATAGAAATTTAATGAATGGAGTTTGTAAGAGATTAAATCTACAacttaaaattagggttttcagtctagaaagaattttaatctaacttaaataatattataccgAAGAGTATACCGGTGTGTatcgtcatttctatatgactcatgTGCACATTCTTAAGGGGAGAAATTCTACCTCGTGCACATTCGTAGGGGGAGAAAGctataggggagatgcatataccaagagGGAGAAGATATCCTTTatgagaaaaccttgttttgtttgttttgctttatgCTTGTTTTCTCGTTACTTTATGATGCTTTAAGTTACATTTAGTatctatgctttgttgttctcatcgCATCGTGTttatgtgttggacatgcatgcatccttatgctattgtgctctATTggttgcatgttcggatgatcatttgctttgctatatgatcattgtagtcatttccatatgactattttgtgtttgatcaagttgcacATATGTTTTAcaacatgtttacttgatcgcattttacttcttacattatatttgtccttttatcacttgatttaccttgagggtctaatgtgttttgtgcaagtgtttcacgttacaggtatatatgttccaagtacttcacagcttctagatttaggtgtgagtgagttttgtcattattcccaaactcacgtttaagtctagagtttgttatagggtgttttgtcacgaaatagctaaagggggagattgtaaagttgtgatttacaactatgttttagtGTTggcttattccatgacaaaaaatgttgtaattgctttaattttgttccttgtattttgtggaattttattttattgggtttagtattaagttggtgaataATTGAGCATGAAATGAAGATCAGTGCATTTCGCGACTAGCTCGTAAGAAGTTCGCAAGAAGGGTTTCTGCGAAAAGGGCATTTAAGAAGaacatgactggaagctgaaaAGTCGTGCTAGGCTGTCAATTTCACGAGTAtttcgcgggtaaggccttcccgtgagATACCTGCAAGACTCTCTAcctggaggatttttaagtgtgactctcttacccttcacccatactat
This genomic stretch from Quercus robur chromosome 4, dhQueRobu3.1, whole genome shotgun sequence harbors:
- the LOC126721538 gene encoding uncharacterized protein LOC126721538, with translation MREHQRDTKNVNKGDGVKEPVIDNGKKPEAATNDKAAANDQAAASDQAEDEDERVRCPEFNEKTGMSNPELCKGMKFPNGKVFRAILREYAVKKPIIGELTFQIKTMVPTCTYGRTFKHSQVTSTYVARKYLDDFNKNPNWAVSSVKCQVMHDMYVDLSINQVYRAKRKAREFILGDERLQYGKFRDYAEMIRVTDVGSKVILQTEITEPNTQLKFKRMYVRYNAQKVGFLGGCKPLVGLNGCYLKGKFGGHILSATTRDGNDNIFPVALDDIGRLDELNLVFISNRQKGLIPTMELLFPTVEHRFCVKHIYNNFKLNFKGLELKATLWRCAAATTVREFEKRMQDMKELYKEAWEYLADIQPTQ